The nucleotide sequence CTCCGCCCCATACCGAGTGACAGTCTGCCTCTTGTGGAATTAAAAGAGGATCCGGACCCAGTCTTCGACCCCAAGGAGAGGGACCTTAACGAGACCGAGTTGAAGAGCGTCCTGGGAGACTTTGACAGCCGCTTTTTGTCCGTTTTACCTCCAGTCGAGGACAAATACACCGGGAACGACGAACTGGAGGACTTTGAGATCCTAAAACCCGGTGGAGTACTCCCAAAGGAAATCAGAGCGGTGGATTTCGACGTCCAGTTCGGCAAGAAGCACAAACCCAGTAAGAAACTGAAGCGGCGGCTGCAGCAGTGGCTGTGGGCGTACTCGTTCTGTCCGATCGTGTATACCTGGACCGACCTGGGGAACAGGTTCTGGCCGCGGTTCGTGCGGGTGGGCAGCTGCCTGAGCAAAAGGTCGTGTTCGGTTCCGGAAGGGATGGTGTGTAAACCTGCGAACTCGACCCACCTGACGATACTGAGATGGAGATGCGTGCAGAGGAAAGGGGGACTAAAATGCGCGTGGATACCGGTTCAGTATCCGATCATCACAGACTGCAAATGCTCCTGctccagttaaaaaaaaaaaaaaaaaagactctgcagcaaaaataaattataagctcattatttttgtgattCTTGTTCACATGCACTACCGAGTGTAGgaatgtattttctgtatatgcGGTGCCATGCAGTTCTATATAGCTCCCTGTACAAAGTCAGTATTATTTGTAACCAGAGTCTACTTTATTTGTGGAGAATtggttatatattttgtatttatggAGATATGGCGCATAGAGCCACGTAAGGACTTGCAGTTGTCCATATTTGGATGAAGCAGATCGACCTCAGAGTTAAACGTGGGATTATTGATACAGTTGTGTATCAATGACTTGTTTTATCCTGTAAATTAAGGAaattttttttgctatttattctttatattcGTACAATAAAACGACACTGAAATGATCCTAAATGTAttcttttcccttctttttgaACACTTATGAGCTGTGGGTCGGATACCATTAAGTCACCTGCTCACAATGTGTAGGTCTCACGCTAACACCATTTTACGCATCAGGTACTTTTCACAATCATGAACTTATATTGCAGAACCATTGTGTCTTGTTTATTGTGTGTCACAGTTTCAGCGTGAAACATCATGTGCTTAAGAGGATTTGGTGATAAATAGAATTCTTTTGGAAGTAGACGAATTAGTATATTACAAGACAAAGCTCTAACCAGTCCTCTCCCGGCCTCCAGGTAACCGACACTGATCTTATCACTGTAAAAAAAGTGCCAGTCACATATCAGACACGTTACATGCTGATAAAGGAAGAGGCTGTGATTGGACTGATTGAAGGAATCAGCAGCTGCTAACAGTTCTCACTCACTTTCATCTAACACAGACCCTCCTCCACATTTGCAGCCCAGCAGGAGTTTTCTGCTCCACAGTGAGAGAAGCAGATAACTGCAGCATCTGTGACACCGTCGACGTGTAATAAATTAGTTCTCTAACACCGGTTTATACTGTGTGATGAGTAACCCGTCAGCTGGTCTGTGTTTAAAACCCCCTGTTTGACAAGAGTGACGATGAGTAATTTCTAAAGATATAAAAAGAACAAGAATTTTGTAGATTTATCACGTAAAAGAGAACAGAAACTTGTTCTTTACTTTCAATTCTACTGTATTCTTCTACAtaactacatttcagaaggaagTATAATGATttgtactccactacatttatttaacagcaataataaCTAGCTACGTTGCAGATTTAGATAttagatacaaaaaaaatgtgatatatcGCTGTATATTAAAATGAGAGGTGAAGGAGTGTTCAGATTCTTTACTTACAGAGAGTAAAAGCAGCCATACAGAACATTATTATACTGATGCATAAACAtgtcagcagcattttaacCATGTGTCTGGCTGAGGTGATGCTAATTCTAATGACATTACATAATATTACATAGTTCAATCTATAAGAATGCATCATATCTTATTAGACGATCATATGTTTTGTGCATAAAATCTTTTTATCTGCAAGGTAAGATAAAcatagtggagtaaaaagtacatttccctctgaattgCAGTGGAGTAGACGTATAAAGTAGCTTATagtgaagtacaagtacctcaaaatgaTATGTATGTGAGTAAAAACTACCCAACAGTGTAGGAAGTAGTGAAGATTAGCTCCGCCTCCTGCAGCTGGAACATTAGCATGATGCAAACACATTCGTGCATTATTAATAATATGGCgacattatataaaaatatatgtctTTTGCATGTTAATTAGAAGACATTGGAGTATaactttgaatgcaggacttgtaaTCGAGTCCAGTGTGGCGTCGCTTCCTCTAATTAAGTCAATCATGTGAGTACATCTTCCATTGTGTGAAGCACAAACATCAGAGATTGCTTCACATCTTGTGGCCGTCAGGCACCTTTTCTTCACTTCACTTCCACCTCATAATTTCACTTTTACTGACTCTGAATCTGATGATGCCAGTTAATCCTTTAAACTCTTGAACTCTTTCCACAGTATACgatactgtatattctgcaCCACTACATCACATAGATGGTTAATATTGTAAATGTCTCAATTTTATCAGCATTTCCCTCAAAATTCAACCTGacatgtttggcttttttttggGAAACTTCACAGACTATCACTAAAATCTGAATACATTTGGCCACACAACACGACCTTGTAGAGACGGAGCTTTTCCTCTATTAAAATTAACAACAGTATTTCAATAAATTAGTTTCTGTAATCGTCTGAGTTTTGCTTTTGAGttgttgcttctctctctctctctctctctctctctctctctctctctctccactgacaACGACAACCCCCTCCCTCTGTTTTTCCACAGCCTCAGTCGGGCAGACAGTGGGGCACCAGAaagcctgtgttttgttttagttgtgTTTAGTCCGTAATGATGCTCCTTAGCCTCAGAGCCAGCTCTGTACGTAGGCCTTACACATGCAAGCAGACAAATCCCTGTACTTGTCACCGAGAACAGCAACGTAAGGGTgaagatccccccccccccctctccaaAACAGCTtgtgatgcatgtgtgtgttggatcCTACGTGTTTGACAGTAATCCTTGTTTTTTCAGCGATACTGTTTGCTCTGTCGCATAAAGCTCTTGATGATCGCTTGACAAGCTGTGCGGATATCCACCTATTTCAGGTTTTGTGTGTCACAGTCGGACGTTAAAGCTCCCAGAAGATTAGAGTCCTGTCGCTGCCTGGAAAATATGCAACAGTAGTTTCTTGTAACTTTCTTTTATACTCCAGTCTTAATTTGTCTGCTATTATTTGAAGTAACAGGTGTTTTACATCCGTGTCACTGTAAATCTTATCTTATTATATTTATAACCATTCAGTCAAGTGTTTCTGAGGAACAGGAGTCGTTCCTCTTCAAGTTTCGatctttcccttttttccctTCCAGTGTTTTCCCCCGCCGTAGCGCAGGCAAAGTGCTGATGCTGGTCAGATGATTTGTGTGTGGAGTAATACGTGTTGACAGAGCTCTCGGTGCCTGCTAATACCAGCTGCAGACTGGAGGATGCAGGGCTGCTAATGCCCTTCGTCACTTCTGAGCTGGCTCTCTCTACACTCTCAGCCTCGTCGCTCACCGTGACGCTGGCCGgcctctgctgctgtctgcagaTCTCTGCAGTCTGAGATACCCCTACAACGTAATGCTTTTAGCCACCAGCAATCCATTAACTTAATGATCTCCTCGGGTATGGgcttattttattgcttttctactccctccccccccttaacctaatcaacttttttttttttttttactatgcaGATATTCTCAAGCCAAAACCTTGTTGCTGATTAAATTCTCCTACAGGGTTCAGATATTTTTCCTGATCAAAGCAAACTTCTCTTTGTTAGCTTTGCCAACAATATCAAACACAAGCCgttcattttttctttacagatGATAAAATTAGTTTTCATAACTTTGACTGGCTCATTAATAGGCCAAAGGTAGCCTCCGTGGCACCTTCATCACAAATACAATAACAATCCGATCAAGCCGGCTCGGTTTGTAAAAAGTCAGACTGCAGAGCGATGTTTATTCAGCGATTGTGACGTATTTCAAATAATGCTGTTAAAACAGTTCAAGCACATGAAAGGATGTGCTGTAATGATCAGGCTCGAAAGCTCTGACTACACTTTCACCACCACACTTGGACCTTAACTCTGTAATAAAATGATACACAAAGCTTCAAAGACCGAGCGTCGACTGGCAACAGGAGTCACTCTGTTGTTagacacattttgtttaaaatatatcatttaaaaagcCGTAAACAAGTCCAAATTCAAGGCTTGTCAGAGTTGAGGCCACGAGTGACTCAATCAAAGATTATATTTCCAAAAAACATCATTTGGAAAGTGAATTACATCTATTTTTCATTCGCTCGTGTACAGTGCGTTTCTGTTCAGTTCATGATGGCGACGCTGACACCAGCTTTACAAACTCATGTTGAGCAGAGAAGAAATTGTTAATGGTGATCCAAAAAGTTTCACAAGATACCAAATATGGGAAATCTGGGGGGAAAGTTTATTAaatcatcaacaacaaaatCAGATGTCAAGAAAATGTCCAACAAGATTCTAAAATTAATCGTAACTCAAAGCAATAGCTAGCTTTTTCCGTACTTCTTCAGTGGATAGTTTGCTCCGTTGCCATGGCAATAGCGTAGTTGTCCTCACGTGACCTAAGAATGGAGGCAACTGTACTCAGAGGAAGACGGTGACATGtagttgaaagctctgaaaaaagtaatttactAGTAGTAAAGTTATGTAAAGCTTTTCGTTATTGTCGAACTACCGTGTCCGAAGTCAAAAATGAACTGTGTCACGCTCGTTTTTTGGTTTCAGTCAGtgtacatataaaacatgacattaGATAACAGTAACAGTGTcgtgaaatgtcaaaaattgtaCATAACATAACCTAcaagaatgtatttatttatatttatgcatTTGTCCCAGAGTTGTAACTTTAAGGCCAGTTGTTGCTTAGGAAATTAGCCAGAATTTTCATGTAAACCCAACAGATTTGAGCATTCTTGACCTCAGAGGAAACaatcttcactctctctcttactcttgTTGAAGTTATTTACgttgtactacattgtacatCGTAAataacttcagtacaaagtctaGAGGTCGTGATATGTAGCGCAACAAGCTAGCTTGGCTGTAAACAGAACCTTGTTcccacacatgctcagtggcgtctgccacAGAACTACTCTCGCTGTTTTTAGtctaatgtgaccaaactcgtcataatgaaggaacatgtcacccagtgcaacggtgtggctcattgacgtgtttttaatagtcatttttggacaaaaacagaggaataagacatatcagactttggatacacacacaatacttgttagtagattgttggtttggctctgcacatgagatttgttgacaataagaaaaacatagaaaattaCCAGACTTATCCCTTAAATAAACCTTGACTTAAGATTTAAGATTTGTATAGCAAATTAGGAAACTGCATGTTGTGTTCCCTCACTGACATCAAGGGgaaagatgaagaaagaaaaccTGCACAAATGGAAAATGTTGTACACATAAATCCCAATAATAAAAATTTTTCCTCATGTTTTCAATCGGTGAGTTGAAATCTGTCGTAAACATGTCTGACCTATTAAGAGTTGTCTTTCACAGCTTGTCAGTGTAGACGAGCCCCCCGCTTTAATAGGATTTGTCTGCATACCTCTGTCAATATGatcaaatataaagaaatataaagaagtTTCATTCATTCGCTGCTGTCCAGATGTCCAGCTGTGGCTGCAGCAGAGGCCTCTGGGAAACAATCCCTGAATGAAGGCAGGTGTTCGCTCGCAGCTGTTTCTGCTGTTAACACAACTCAGATATGAACCTGTCGCCGGGATAAAGCCTTGTTAGTCCCAACAATTTTTTTGTTGATCATCACATAGAAAAGTTTTCCTGCTCGTACACCGTCCGCAGTTGGAGATCTGTGACCAAGAAAATACTGGTAAGCATCTTAAATCTTATCTGTATGTACTCTTTTATTGCAGCTGCTTCGTGATTTGTTAATTTGCTAATAAGCTAGCCATAATGCTAGCTGCGTGAGGCTAACATGAAGCTAGGGTTAGGGTATTTTACTCTTGTGTATGTTTACTAGATTAACTACTGTGCTGTACTCTCTTTGTGGACTTCATGTTGCTCTTTGACtactttgtttcttcctttcATGAAGAACACTGAAACTAATTCCGCAATATCTGATTTCTTGCTATTGCTTCATCTTTTTCTGGTTTGAATTTATTGTCCgatttcacagttttcacagtGTCACGATTGCCACGACTAACATCAAAGGCCAACTCCTGTCTTCAGCCTTTATTTAGAGGtgtttcaactgttttttttagccCTCGGGCTCTGTCGCGCTCTGTTGGACAGTCGGTCCCATTGTAGTTATTTGTATGTTATTTGAGTGTATTTCCTTCCTCATGTCAAGAAAGATGGCTTCCAGTGTATATAGTAGTTGTAATCAAAGTACTCAAAAGTATAACTTTAACCAGGAAATTTTAATAATagaacttttaaaaaatctttcagGTTCCACGTCACGCAGCGATCGATCCAGGTGCGCCGAGGAGAAA is from Thunnus maccoyii chromosome 18, fThuMac1.1, whole genome shotgun sequence and encodes:
- the LOC121883610 gene encoding noggin-like, yielding MDQSPQFVAMYLLVLSLGLMMDRGICQHYYLLRPIPSDSLPLVELKEDPDPVFDPKERDLNETELKSVLGDFDSRFLSVLPPVEDKYTGNDELEDFEILKPGGVLPKEIRAVDFDVQFGKKHKPSKKLKRRLQQWLWAYSFCPIVYTWTDLGNRFWPRFVRVGSCLSKRSCSVPEGMVCKPANSTHLTILRWRCVQRKGGLKCAWIPVQYPIITDCKCSCSS